The following DNA comes from Flavisolibacter ginsenosidimutans.
CGAACCAACCGAACCAAAGCAGTCCCGTACCAATTAATATGTACGGAATGTTGGCAGGCTTGTGTGCAATGTTTTCTATGTGCGCCTTTCTGCGTTTTAAAACCAAGGCGCCCGCCAAAGCAGCACAACCGGCAGAAATGTGAACCACCGTGCCGCCGGCAAAATCAAGCGCACCCATTTTAGCCAAGAAGCCATCCGGATGCCAGCTCCAATGCGCAAGGGGTGCATAAACCAACAAGCTGAACAAAACAGTGAACAAAACATACGCAACGAAGCGCATACGTTCGGCGATGGCACCCACAACCAGACCCGGAGTAATGATGGCAAACATTAATTGAAAAGCAGCGAACAAAGATTTGGGAATGGTAGGCGCACCAACCCAAGGTTCACCCGAAGCAACGCCCTTAAAAAACAAATGTGTTTTGGGGCTTCCAATAAAACCAAGACCAGCAATCTTTACGCTTTCACCAAAGCAAAGACTGTAACCCACAACCACCCAAAGCACACCCACCACACCGGCAGCTACCACGCTCTTCATCATGGTTGAAAGGATGTTTTTGCGATGCACCATGCCACCGTAAAAGAAGGCCAATCCCGGCGTCATTAAAAAAACCAGCGCCGCCGCAACGATGATCCAGGCAATGTCGGCAGGTACATATTTACCCGCGTCAAAATTGGGCAACGTGGGCACGAAAAGCGATGCTACCGCAATGGCTACCAACACGACAAAGGGTGCTGCTGATTTTAGTGTGATTTTGTTCATTGCTTATTGTTTTAATTGACGAATAAATTTTTTAGAATTGGTAAACTGCTGCGAAGAGAACATTCGCCGACCATTTTACCGGCTTGGCGCTTGCGTCTGTAAAAAGTGTTTGGCTTGCTTTGTCCAGTCTGAATTCAGGAATGAATGTGAAATTGTCTGCACGAATGTTGGCCGAAAGCGTAGAAGCAAAGATGCTTCCGCCTTTCGGCTGCGAACCAAACATTTTTAATTGCTTGTCGTCGTTGAAGTATTCCTCACGCAGCGTTAATCCGAAAGTTTTGGATGGGTCGAAATTGACATACAAGGCTGACCCCCACCAGCTTTTGGCTTCGTCGTATTTGTCCTTGCCAAAGTAAAGTGTGGTGCGGTTCAGCGTACCGTTATAGCCCAGGCTAAACTTGCTGCTCAATTTGCTCGTCAGTACCAAGTCATATTGATGAGTCTTTGAAGAATCTATGTTCTGCCCTCCTACAAAGTTGATGTAGGCTTTAAATAAGTCGCTTGGCGCATAGCTATACTGGGCAAGAAAGGTTTTATGGTTTAGCACACCGTCCGGTACGTATTTATAATCAGTTGGATTGGCAATGCCCACCATAAAACCGCTTGTTCCGTAAGAAGCTTCAGCCTTTACACCGGTATGAAAGAACGGTCCGTTGGTAAACATATAGGACATGCTGTAATTGCGATTGGCGTATGCATCTACCAGTTCGTAACCCACATGAGTAGCCCAGCTTCCCGCAGTTAGTTTGAGCCAATTGTTAAGGGAATAACTTATATAAAGCTGCTTAACAGCCTGCAAAATGCCTGCGTCATTGTAAGAAAACTCCTGCGCCCTTTTGCCAAAGCCTAAATCAGCCACCAATTCTACCTTGGTTGATTTGTAGTCAAGCTTTACGCTAGCCATGCCCAATTCAAAAGTGTTATGGGAGTTGGTAAAAGAAGTCAGGTTATTAGCCTTAGACTTTCCGAAGTCGTATTTATAGTACAGGTCGGCGGAACCCGTAACGGATAAAGACGAGGCCGGTTTGGTAGAATCCTGCGCAAACGCGTTGTTAAGTAACGAGATGGCCATACCCGACAGAATTAGATTTCGTAACATTGCAATTGCATTTTGATGTTAATAAGAAAAGGTATTGCACGGCCGAAGCTTGTTCCAGAAGCTTTCGTCGCAAGCAATACCTTTTTAATTCGTTAGTGGTCGTTCAGGATAAAGAATTCTTCGTATTTCGATTAACTAACCCTTACTTGATCAAGTATTTCCTAAATCGTATTTGGACTATTCTTTCGTAAAAATATAGGATAAAAATAAAAAACTATCCTGTTCTGTTATATTTTTTGATTTTTTCTGTAATTAGTCAAATTTAATAGCCTTAATCAACTGAATAAGTCAAAAATTTTAAACTATTTTGAAAATTTATATACATAGTAATTAAACTAATATGAAAGTTTTAAACAGGGTTATCCGATTCGCATAGGAGCGGTTTATAGACTCATGAAAGAAAATTTGAATTATGAAGATTGCCCGTATTGACTAGTAGCAGAAGAGCCCAAGCCCTGATTTTAAAGATTAGTCAGGCTATGAAGAATGTCGCCCAATATATCGTCCCTGTTTTCCAATCCTACAGAAATCCGGATCAGCCCCGGCGTAATGCCGACCGTTTGTTGCTCTTCTTCGGTAAGTTTTGCGTGAGTTGTACTGGCCGGATGGGAGGCAATGCTACGCGTATCGCCAAGATTTGCTGTAAGAGAAAGGATTGTAAGATTGTTTAGAAACTTTCGCCCGGCTTCCACTCCTCCTTTCAGTTCAAAACAAACAAGGCCACCACCGTCGCTCATTTGCTTTTTGGCAATTTCGTGCTGCGGATGAGAAGGCAGAAACGGGTATTTCACCCAGTTTATTTGCGGATTTCCTTCAAGCGACCGGGCGATAAAATGGGCGCTGGAGGCGTGCCGTTGCATTCGAACTTCCAAGGTTTCAAGGCTTCTGCTCAAAAGCCAGGCATTGAACGGGGAGAGAGCCGGACCGGTACTGCGTGCAAACAGGTAAATCTCTCTAATCAGATCTTTTCTTCCAACAACCACGCCGCCGAGTACTCTCCCCTGTCCGTCGAGCCATTTTGTAGCCGAATGCACAACGAGGTCTGCCCCAAAGGCAACAGGCTGTTGGGTGACGGGAGTGGCAAAACAGTTGTCAACATTCAGAATGAGATTGTGTTTTTTAGCCAATGCCGAAATCGCTTCCAAATCAATAATATCAAGACCTGGATTGGTTGGCGTTTCCACGTAAATCATCCTGGTATTTGGCCGGATAAAGCTTTCCCAGGTTTCAGGCTTGTTGGCTTGAAAATAACTGTGTTCAATGCCGTATTTGGGGAGATATTTGGTAATAACCGTGTGCGTGCTGCCAAAAATAGCGCTGCATGAAAGCAAGTGATCGCCCTGTTTTAAAAGTGCCATGAACGAGGCAAAAACAGCGCTCATGCCCGATGCTGTTGCGTAACCTGCTTCAGCGCCTTCCAAAATGCACACCCTGTCAATAAACTCTTGCACGTTGGGATTACTGAAACGGCTATAAATATTGTCATCATTTTCATCGGCAAATGCAGCCCGCATTTCTTCGGCATTGTCAAAGCAAAAACTACTGGTTAAAAAAAGCGGCGACGAGTGTTCCATTTCGTTCGTACGGTCAACCTGTTTGCGTATGGCTTGGGTAATGCGGTGTTGAGACATGTAATTTGTTTTAGTAGAAATTGATGCGAAGTAAAATTCAAAAGTAAAAAGGAAACGTTGACAATGACCGAAACCTTTCTATCTCCTTCCACTTCAGGTCTTCTATCCATTGCTGATATTTTACAAAATTGAATTCACGCATGTTTCTATTTTCGCAGCCACAATTTTTAAATGAAACACTTCCACTACCAACGTGAATTTGAAACCGAGACTGGTGCTGTTCTCCCCAAATTAACCGTTGCATATCAAACATACGGGCACTTGAACGATGCGAAGAATAACGTGGTCTGGATCTGTCACGCACTAACAGCAAATGCAAACGTTGTTGAATGGTGGCCGGGTGTTGTGGGCGAGAATTGTGTCATTGATCCTTCCAAATATTTTATCGTATGTGCCAACATCCTTGGCTCCTGCTACGGCAGCACAGGGCCGTTAAGCATCAATCCAAAGACCGGCGAACCCTATTATCATCAATTTCCTATGATAACCATCCGTGACATGGTGAAAGCACACGGCTTGTTGCGGGATCATCTTCAAATCCAAAACATTTACCTGCTTATTGGCGGCAGCATGGGCGGTTACCAAGCGTTGGAATGGTGCCTGACTGAACCCGAACGGATCGAGAATATGTTTTTGATTGCCACGTCTGCAAGAGAAACCGCCTGGGGCATCGCCATTCACACCGCGCAGCGGTTAGCGATCGAAGCAGATTGTACCTGGAATAATTCCTCACCTGAAGCCGGCAGCAACGGATTGAAAACGGCCCGCGCCATCGGCATGTTAACCTATCGCAATTACAACACGTTCAAACTCACGCAAACCGATACAGATAACAACAAGACCGACCATTTCAAAGCCTCTTCCTATATTATTCACCAGGGAAATAAATTGGTGAAACGTTTCAACGCGTTTAGTTACTGGTTTCTGACCAAAGCACTTGATAGCCATAACCTCGCCAGAGGACGAAGCGATTCCCTGGAAGAAGTATTAAAAAACATTCGTCAAAAAACCTTGCTGATTGGCGTCCGCTCAGATTTGCTTTGTCCTCTGGCCGAGCTCGAGTTTCTTGCACAGCACCTGCCCGAGAACCGTTTTCACGTGATTGACTCCGTCTTTGGGCATGATGGATTTTTAACCGAATATGCCCAAATAGCAAGGCTTCTAAGCGATTGGCTACAATAGATGGGCGTCATATTTTACGCCAATTTTTTTTGAAGAAATCCTCTGCAATTACGAGCAAGGACTAATTTTTTCCTATTTTCAAATCCGTTGCTTGCTATTTGCTTTTACTAGACTATTCAAACAATCGTCATCTATGGCAAGCAACAGCGGATTATACTCTCCCCTTTTTGAGCACGATGCGTGCGGCATTGGTTTCGTAGCCAACATCAAAAGCTACAAATCGCACCAGATTGTTTCCGATGCACTGACCATCCTGGAGAACATGGAGCACCGCGGTGCTTGCGGTTGCGAAAACAATACCGGCGATGGCGCAGGTATTATGATTCAAATGCCGCACGAGTTCTTTTTTGACGAATGCGTGAAACTTGGCGTGCATCTTCCTTCGTTTAAAAAATACGGCGTGGGTGTGCTGTTCTTTCCAAAAGACATTCGCCTGAAAGAAGAATGCCGCAGTGTTTTTAACCGTTGCGCGGAGAAACTCGGCATAGAGGTTTTGGCTTACCGAAAAGTGCCGGTTAATCCCGACAACATCGGCAACAGTGCTTTATCCGTTGAACCTGAAATTGAACACGTATTTGTTGCCTGCCCCGATCACATCACTAATCCAGACGATTTTGAACGCAAACTTTTCCTCTTAAGAAATTATGCAAGCCACACAGTGGCTGATACGGTAAAGAAAGACAGCATTGGTTTTTACATCGCATCCATGTCGTACAAAACCGTTGTGTATAAAGGACAATTAACCAGCGGACAACTTCGCGGTTATTTTCCCGATTTAAGCAACAAACGTTTGGTGTCTGCCTTCGGCTTGGTGCATTCACGCTTCGCAACAAATACCTTCCCTTCGTGGAAGCTAGCGCAGCCTTTCCGTTACATTGCGCACAACGGCGAAATCAACACACTGCAAGGAAATTTAAACTGGCTGAAGACGAGCGAGAAGAATTTTACGTCGCCTTATTTTACCAAAGAAGAAATAGAATTACTTACACCCATCATCACCGCAGGACAATCCGATTCGGCTTGTTTGGATAACATGATTGAACTGCTCACGCTTTGCGGCCGTTCGCTGCCGCACGTGATGATGATGCTGATACCCGAAGCCTGGGACGACAACGATTTGATGGATCCCGTTAAGAAAGCTTTCTACGAGTTTCATGCTTCGTTCATGGAACCTTGGGATGGCCCTGCTTCGATTTCGTTTACCGACGGCAGAATCATCGGCGCGACGCTCGACCGCAACGGCCTTCGTCCTTCGCGCTATTGCGTAACAACGGATGACAGAGTCATCATGGCTTCAGAAACAGGCGCCTTGCCCGTTGACCCCAAACTGGTAAAAGAATACGGACGTTTGCAACCTGGCAAAATGTTCGTGGTTGATCTGGAAGAAGGCCGCATCATTTCCGACGAAGAATTGAAACAAACCATCTGTTCGCAGAAGCCTTACGGGGATTGGCTGAACAAATACAAAATTCGTTTGGAAGAACTGCCCAATCCAAGGGTTACGTTTACCGATTTGGAACACGAGCAGGTATTTAAATACCAAAAAGCTTTTGGCTATACAAAAGAAGACGTAGAGAACATCATTGCCCCAATGGCGCTTGACGGCAAAGAACCCATTGGTTCAATGGGATCGGATGTCCCGCTGGCTGTGTTGAGCGATCAACCGCAACATCTCTCCTACTACTTCAAACAACTTTTTGCACAGGTAACAAATCCGCCCATCGATCCCATTCGCGAACGCATGGTGATGTCGCTGGCAACTTTTGTTGGCAACAACGGAAACTTGTTGGTGGAAGAGCCACTTGCCTGTCACAGCGTGGCCTTGAAACATCCCGTTTTAAGCAACTACGAGTTGGAAAAAATCCGCAGCATTGATACGGGTATTTTTCATGCAAAAACTTTGCAAACTTACTTTAAAGCCGATGGCAAGCCGGGTTCAATGAAGCGTGGCCTGGAACGTCTTTGTCGCTACGCAACCGACGCCGTAGACGATGGCTTTGAGGTCTTGATTTTATCCGACCGTGCCATTGACTCCGAACATGCACCGATTCCTTCGTTATTGGCGACGGCTGCTGTCCATCATCATCTTATTCGCAAAGGCAAGCGTGGACAGGTCGGCATTGTGGTAGAAGCCGGCGACGTATGGGAAGTGCATCACTTCGCTTGTTTGATTGGCTTTGGTGCAACGGCCATCAATCCTTATCTCGCTTTATCAACGTTAAAAGATTTAAAGGTTACGCACCGTGAACTGCCCACGGAAGAAGGCCTGAAAAAGAACTACATCAAGGCAGTGAACGATGGCTTGCTAAAAGTATTTTCCAAAATGGGCATCTCGACCTTGCAATCATATCAAGGCGCCCAAATTTTTGAAATCATCGGCATCAACAAGGCCGTTGTTGACACGTATTTCACCGGTGCCATTTCCCGCATCGAAGGAATGGGTCTGGATGAAATTGCAAAAGAAGCGTTGGCCAAACACAGCTTTGCTTTCAGCAAGCAAAACCTGCCGTTTGAAAGCTTGCCGGTTGGCGGTGTTTATCAATGGAAGCGTCGCGGCGAAGCACACTTGTTTAATCCGCAAACGATTCATTTGTTGCAGTACGCAACAAAGATGAATGACTATGCTACGTTCAAGAAATACACAAAGCTGGTGAACGAGCAGGATGAAAAAGCTGTAACGCTGCGCAGCTTGCTGCAGTTCAAAAAGAATCGTCCTTCCATTTCCGTTGACGAAGTGGAAAGCGTTGAAAGCATTCTCAAACGTTTTGCGACGGGTGCCATGAGTTTTGGTTCCATTTCGCACGAAGCGCATTCCACGCTGGCAATTGCGATGAACCGCATCGGTGCAAAAAGCAATACCGGCGAAGGCGGCGAAGACGAAATGCGTTACGAAGCATTGCCCAACGGCGACAGCATGCGTTCAGCCATCAAGCAAGTTGCATCGGCACGTTTTGGTGTAACAAGCCATTATCTCACCATGGCCGACGAACTCCAAATCAAAATGGCCCAAGGCGCAAAGCCCGGTGAAGGCGGTCAATTGCCCGGTCATAAAGTGGACGAGTGGATTGGCAAGGTGCGACATTCAACGCCGGGTGTTGGTTTGATTTCACCACCGCCGCATCACGACATTTATTCCATTGAAGATTTAGCGCAATTAATATTTGATCTAAAGAATTCAAACCGTGCGGCACGCATCAGTGTAAAGCTGGTTTCGAAGGCCGGTGTGGGAACTATTGCAGCAGGCGTTGCAAAAGCAAAAGCGGATGTGATCCTGATTGCAGGACATGATGGCGGCACAGGCGCATCGCCGCAAAGTTCAATTCGTCACGCAGGATTGCCGTGGGAATTGGGCCTTGCCGAAACGCATCAAACACTTGTGAAGAATCGTTTGCGCAGCCGCGTGGTTGTGCAAACCGACGGACAATTAAGAACCGGTAGAGACATCGCCATTGCAACCTTGTTGGGCGCTGAAGAATGGGGCATTGCAACGGCGGCTTTGGTTGTAGAAGGTTGCATCATGATGCGCAAGTGTCACGAGAATACTTGTCCTGTGGGCATAGCCACGCAAAATCCTGAGTTGCGTGCACGCTTCACCGGCGATGCCGACCATGTGGTGAATTATTTCAAAATGGTTGTGCAAGATCTGCGTGAGATCATGGCTGATTTAGGATTCAGAACCGTTAATGAAATGGTTGGACAGGTTGACTGCCTCGCCGTAAAAGATGACATCAAACATTGGAAATACAGCAAGCTTGACCTCTCTCCTGTTTTGTACAAAGAACCTACTTCGTTGTATACCGGTTTGTACAAACAAGAAGAGCAAGACATGGAATTGCAAAAGGTTTTAGATTGGCAACTGCTCGAAGCGGCAAAGCCTGCACTGGAAGACGTGCAACCGGTTTATGCTTCCTTCCCTATCGTGAATACCGACCGTGCAGTAGGAACAATCTTATCGAACGAAATTTCAAAGAAATACGGTTCGGTGGGATTGCCCAACGACACCATTCATTTTAAGTTTTACGGCACGGCCGGACAAAGTTTTGCGGCCTTTAACACAAAAGGTGTAACGCTTGAACTGGAAGGCGATGCCAATGATTATTTCGGCAAAGGCTTGTCGGGTGCCAGGCTGGTTATTTATCCTTCTGCGCAAGCATGGTTTGTGCCGGAAGAAAACATCATCATCGGCAACGTGGCGTTTTATGGTGCAACTTCTGGCGAAGCTTACATCCGCGGTAAAGCCGGTGAACGTTTTTGCGTACGTAACTCCGGTGTTCACGCTGTAGTGGAAGGCGTTGGCGATCACGGTTGCGAATACATGACCGGTGGACGTGTAGTTGTCTTAGGTGATACCGGAAGAAACTTTGCAGCGGGCATGAGCGGCGGCATTGCCTACGTGTACGACGTAAAAGGAACCTTCGCGCAATTGTGCAATACCGAGATGGTGGACCTTGACCCGGTTGATAGCGGCAGCACAGAAGAATTGCGCAGCATGATTGAAGCGCATTACAACAACACCGGAAGCACCGTTGCGAAATTCATTCTTGATGATTTTGATGCGCAGTTGAAAAACTTCATCAAAGTATTTCCAAGAGATTACAAACGTGTGTTGCAGGCAAGAAATGTTGTGTCAGCCGTACAAGTAAACAAATAGGTTCTATTGATTCAAGGGCGATCTTTCAATTGCTTGTTTTTTCGATTGCTTGCTTTATAAATTGATTGTTCAACCGCGAAAGTCAATAACACAGTGTTCAATAGCGTGATGAACGATGAACGGAGTCTTTCGGCAGGCTCAAGATAAACTCTGCAAGTGTCGCTAAATAGTAGCAACACAGCCGACGAAACAAAAAGAACAAACTACAAACCATAAACGATTTTCATGGGTAAGGTTACAGGTTTCCTTGAGTTCACAAGAGAGCAACCAGCCAAGCGTCCGGTAGGCGAACGTGTGCATGACTACAAAGAATTTGTGGAGCGCTATGGTGATGAGGAATTGAATCATCAAGCCGCCCGTTGCATGGATTGTGGCGTACCGTTTTGCCACAACGGTTGTCCTCTCGGAAACATCATTCCCGAATTCAACGATGCGGTGTACCGGCAAGAGTGGGAAGAAGCGTACCAGATACTTTCTTCTACCAACAACTTCCCGGAATTCACCGGTCGGATTTGTCCGGCGCCCTGCGAAAGTGCCTGTGTACTCGGCATCAATCAACCGCCGGTGACCATTGAAGAAATTGAAAAGCACATCATTGAAATCGCTTTTGATAAAGGCTTTGTAAAACCGCACAAACCGGCCTACCGCACGGGGAAGAAAGTAGCCGTCGTTGGTTCCGGGCCAGCAGGTTTAGCAGCGGCTGCGCAACTCAATTATGCGGGACATTCCGTTACGGTTTTTGAACGCGACGCGAAACCCGGTGGTTTGTTGCGCTACGGCATTCCCGATTTCAAATTGGAGAAATGGGTTATCGAACGCCGCATTGCACTAATGGAAGAAGAAGGCGTTGTTTTTAAGTGCAACGCAAATGTTGGAAAAAATATTTCCATCAATGACGTTCTGCGTGAGTTCAATGTGATTGTGTTGGCAGGTGGTTCTACCATTCCGCGTAACCTGAACATTCCCGGTCGAGAATTGAAAGGCGTTCATTTTGCAATGGAGTTTTTAACGCAGCAGAATCGCAGAGTAAGCAACGAAACATTTACCGAAGAAGACATTTTTGCGACGAATAAAAACGTTGTGGTAATTGGCGGCGGAGACACGGGTAGTGATTGCGTGGGTACTTCAAATCGTCACGGCGCAAAAAGCATCACGCAATTTGAATTGTTGCCTCGTCCGCCGAAAGAAAGAACACAGCACATGCCCTGGCCAACATACCCGATGTTGGAGAAGTTTACTTCTTCGCACGAGGAAGGCGCACACCGTCATTGGGCTATCGCAACAAAAGAATTTTTAGGCGATGCAAATGGAAATCTTCGTGCCTTGAAAGTGGTAGATCTTGAATGGAAAACAACACCGGATGGAAGAACCGCTCAATTCATTGAAGTCGCCGGAAGCGAAAGAGAATTGCCTTGCGAATTGGCTTTACTTGCAATGGGCTTTTTGCATCCGCAACACGAAGGCTTACTTGATGAAATAAGCATTGAACGAGACGAAAGAGGTAATGTGAAAGCTTCGGAAACAAAATACCAAAGCAGCATCGCCAAAATTTTTGCGGCAGGTGATATGCGCCGCGGGCAATCGCTTGTGGTATGGGCCATCAGCGAAGGAAGAGAATGCGCAGTGAAAGTGGATGAGTTTTTAAAAGGCGCCACATCTCTCGAAGCCAAAGACCAGAGTTTGTTGGCAAGACAAGTTCAATACGTTTAAGGCGGCCCATCCCGACCTTCCCGGTGGGAAGGCCATCTGCGCACTGACCTTGCTTTTCAGAATCATTGCATTTTGTTTAGTTACTCTCAAAGCATAGCGCTTGTTGTCTATTTTAGAGGCTTCACACTCTTCCCACCGGGAGAGGCTTTAGCACCAACATACTGCTTCGGAAAAGGTTGACGGGATGGGCCATTACACCGAGTTTCTTCCCGCGTTGATAATGCCGAACGACGTTCGTATCACCAACTTCTCCAAAGTCTCTTTTTGTTCGGCTTTCAAATTTTGCCCGTTACGCAAACAGATCAATGCATACTGTTGAATGGTTGTAAGCGGCAGCACAATGCGTTCGCGCATTTGAATGGAGAGATTGTCAACGGGATAATTCTCCATTAATTCGCTGGCTCCCGTAAGCTTTTGCAAATACTTTTTTGTGCGTTCGTATTCTTCCACAATCAAGGTCCACAACTGCCCGAATTTTTCATCGTTCGCCAGGTAAGCCGTCAGCGGGAAATAACTTTTCTTCATCGCCATTTCGCAGTTGTCAACCAGCGTGCGGAAATAAGCAGAACGGTCGTAAATGTGTTTTATCTCCGCAAACTTTCCTTCCTTGTCTAACGTTTCCAGCGCCGTTCCCAAGCCGTAATAACCCGGCACGTTTTGCTTTATCTGGCTCCACGCTCCCACAAAAGGAATGGCCCGCAAATCGTTTAACGACAAACGCTTTGCACCGCCGCGCTTTGATGGCCGGCTGCTGATGTTCGTCTCGCTGTAATATTTGAGCGGACTGACTTCGGTGAGGTAATCCAAAAAATCGGGATGTTCTTTCAGGTTTTTGTAGGCTTCGTAACTCACGCTGGCCAGCTCCTGCAACGTCTCGGTTTGCGAAGGCTGAAGAAATTTATCGCTCTCGGAAAAAATATCGTTCACAATGCCTGCGTTTAGCAACTGCTCGATGTTGTATTGCGCCGCGCTGATGATGCCGAAGTTGGAGCTCACTGTTTGGCCCTGTATCGTCAACTGAATTTCGTCGGTGGAAATGTTGCGGCCCATGGAAGAATAAAATTTGTGCGTTTTGCCGCCGCCTCTTGCGGGCGGGCCGCCGCGGCCGTCGAAAAAAACAACGCTTACACCGTGGTCGCGGGAGATGCGGGTGAGTTCTGCCTTTGCCTGGTAAATGCTCCAGTTAGCCATCAGGTAACCGCCGTCTTTGGTACCGTCGGAGAAACCTACCATGATGACTTGCTTCATGCCACGGCGCTTCAGGTGTTCTGCGTAGAAGTGATTTGTGTAGAGAGAAGCCATTACACCGGCCGCATTGCGCAAATCATCCACGGTTTCAAATAGGGGAACGATGTCGATGTGAACGTCCTCTTTTTTCCAACCGCGCAACAAAAAGAGCGCATACACTTCCAGCACGTTTAAGGCCGTTTGACTGTGACTGATGATGTAGCGATGGCAGCCCTGCTCACCGTTGATTGTTTGTATTTCTTTGATGACGTCAATGGAAAGAAGCGTGTCTTTTGTAATGCCCTCAAATAAGGCCGGGTCCACGTTGGCCTGAAGATTTTCAATGAGGCCAATTTTTTCTTCTTCAGGCAGGCTTGCGTAATTTTTTAACGCATCTGTTTTTTCAGATACTTCGAGCATCACCGCATCGTGCACACTGCTGTCCTGCCGGATGTCAAGCGTGGCAAAGTGAACGCCGAACACCTGCACTTTGTTAATTAAACTTTCTACCTGCGAAAGAAAAAGGCCATTGTGTTCGTACACCAATATTTCACGAATCTTCAACAAGGGCTGAAGGATGTCCTGCTTTGTAAAATCTTTTCCCGCTGACTGTAAATAATTGTATTGATACAACAAACTTTCCAGTCCGGCAAGAATGGTGTCAACGCCTTTAAACGTCAGTCTTCGTTTCAACCGGCGCACTTCGTAATAATAACTGCGGATGATGGCTGCATGCAAAGCCTGCGCAACCTTGCGGGTAGTGTCCACCGTTACGTTTGGATTGCCGTCTCTGTCGCCGCCGGGCCAAAAACCCATTTTGATCACGGGATTCTTTTCAAAATCTATGTGCGGGAAAGCCGTCTTCACTTCTACCAACACACGGCCAATGGCGTAATAAAAAACGTTTTCCAAATACCAGATCAAACTCACGGCTTCATCGTAAGGCGTGGGCTTTTGTTTTTTGAACAGCGGTGTCTTACCCAACTGCTGTAAATACGTTTGAATGAGAACGGCATCGTTTTCTTTCAACGCCTTTGAAAGGTCGTGAATGATGCCCAAGACCGAACCCGGATAAAACTGTGTCGGGTGCGCCGTCAGCACGATGGAAACCGCAAAATTTTGCAGCTTCCTGGCCAAGGCTTCTTCTTTGTCTTCCTGCACAATTCTTGTTTGCAATTGCTTCAGCGTACCGGTACCGCCAAGGTCGTTTACGTCTTCAAAGGCCGCGTCTTCCACGGCATCAAACAATACCACCTGACGTTCGGCGTATTGCACAAAGCGAAAAAGAAAATCCATTTGTTCGTGCGGGTCTTTCGAGAAGGTGTATTTCTCAAAAAATGTTTCTACAATCTGCGAAGGGCTTAACCGCTTTTTATAACTCTCTTCGCAATGGTTCAAAAAAAGCGAAAGCAGAATGCCCGTTTTTTCGATGCGGTGAAACGGAAGCGAGGTAAACAAACTGTTGTACAACTGAAACTTTGTGCCGACGGTCATTTTAAAATTCTCAAGCCGGCGAAGAGCGAGTGGATCCATGCGAACAAATTTACTTCACGACAGAACGGAAATTGTAATTCGTGCATCATATTTCGTCTCGGATATAATATGACTTTGTCGTCGTGTGAAGGCGTGCAAC
Coding sequences within:
- a CDS encoding ammonium transporter; translated protein: MNKITLKSAAPFVVLVAIAVASLFVPTLPNFDAGKYVPADIAWIIVAAALVFLMTPGLAFFYGGMVHRKNILSTMMKSVVAAGVVGVLWVVVGYSLCFGESVKIAGLGFIGSPKTHLFFKGVASGEPWVGAPTIPKSLFAAFQLMFAIITPGLVVGAIAERMRFVAYVLFTVLFSLLVYAPLAHWSWHPDGFLAKMGALDFAGGTVVHISAGCAALAGALVLKRRKAHIENIAHKPANIPYILIGTGLLWFGWFGFNAGSALGANATAVSAFMTTNTAAAAAGLSWMFFDVLRGKKPSVVGFCVGAVVGLVAITPAAGYVAIAPSIFIGVVAALISNVAVYIKSKSSLDDTLDVFPCHGVGGMVGMLMTGIFASKAIYPAGSDGWAFGNFSFFLTQVKAMGCAVGYSFVVSFLIFKFINFIVPLRVSDEDEEAGLDASQHDENYVQGTLLVTTEDGVTEKEIHIDHVFGILAENGHAKEKV
- a CDS encoding outer membrane beta-barrel protein; this encodes MLRNLILSGMAISLLNNAFAQDSTKPASSLSVTGSADLYYKYDFGKSKANNLTSFTNSHNTFELGMASVKLDYKSTKVELVADLGFGKRAQEFSYNDAGILQAVKQLYISYSLNNWLKLTAGSWATHVGYELVDAYANRNYSMSYMFTNGPFFHTGVKAEASYGTSGFMVGIANPTDYKYVPDGVLNHKTFLAQYSYAPSDLFKAYINFVGGQNIDSSKTHQYDLVLTSKLSSKFSLGYNGTLNRTTLYFGKDKYDEAKSWWGSALYVNFDPSKTFGLTLREEYFNDDKQLKMFGSQPKGGSIFASTLSANIRADNFTFIPEFRLDKASQTLFTDASAKPVKWSANVLFAAVYQF
- a CDS encoding trans-sulfuration enzyme family protein → MSQHRITQAIRKQVDRTNEMEHSSPLFLTSSFCFDNAEEMRAAFADENDDNIYSRFSNPNVQEFIDRVCILEGAEAGYATASGMSAVFASFMALLKQGDHLLSCSAIFGSTHTVITKYLPKYGIEHSYFQANKPETWESFIRPNTRMIYVETPTNPGLDIIDLEAISALAKKHNLILNVDNCFATPVTQQPVAFGADLVVHSATKWLDGQGRVLGGVVVGRKDLIREIYLFARSTGPALSPFNAWLLSRSLETLEVRMQRHASSAHFIARSLEGNPQINWVKYPFLPSHPQHEIAKKQMSDGGGLVCFELKGGVEAGRKFLNNLTILSLTANLGDTRSIASHPASTTHAKLTEEEQQTVGITPGLIRISVGLENRDDILGDILHSLTNL
- the metX gene encoding homoserine O-acetyltransferase MetX, whose protein sequence is MKHFHYQREFETETGAVLPKLTVAYQTYGHLNDAKNNVVWICHALTANANVVEWWPGVVGENCVIDPSKYFIVCANILGSCYGSTGPLSINPKTGEPYYHQFPMITIRDMVKAHGLLRDHLQIQNIYLLIGGSMGGYQALEWCLTEPERIENMFLIATSARETAWGIAIHTAQRLAIEADCTWNNSSPEAGSNGLKTARAIGMLTYRNYNTFKLTQTDTDNNKTDHFKASSYIIHQGNKLVKRFNAFSYWFLTKALDSHNLARGRSDSLEEVLKNIRQKTLLIGVRSDLLCPLAELEFLAQHLPENRFHVIDSVFGHDGFLTEYAQIARLLSDWLQ